In Xiphophorus maculatus strain JP 163 A chromosome 15, X_maculatus-5.0-male, whole genome shotgun sequence, the following are encoded in one genomic region:
- the esco2 gene encoding N-acetyltransferase ESCO2 isoform X1, with product MITSTRKRRLSSMDPESHPTKEEKMSPVKRRKQPTERLLSPTGLQHGGQESPRKPAGSPRRSFRNSPAKPSVVTSSFYGKQKSVYLTPLERKAVKESLPFRLSALPSPPQADKKTDEKMKKAAKRSNKPRKSSVGSSKRAKKETRSSQSPVKKIQLTRCNTSSAAANLTSSSSSEPPNNKPAEAKKAITISFGSLKPKPKIFVGAAFFGTGKKPTSMYKKSAPRSSTRPAPVQTKSRPEPQQNKETPMQQDEKVVQQQQEPEKQINVEENQDRTKQRTKFDPTDWMDVVDEEEKTPRPSSSPKLLVETHGITKRLKIVLSRTPSPKSATLSISSLDDLMADGGSEPTFDQGDINPTKASSKASGAMYPIFDSLSKRLSAALRSPVSCSTPSASSGASLQPPSSAAKERQTRRKKEKLDSDQLIIDAGQKQFGATTCSSCGMVYSADNPEDNFQHTQFHQRFLDSIKYVGWKKERVVAEFWDGKIILVLPDDPKYAVKKAEEVRRIADNELGFQQVTLSRPTQAKTFLFINTDRLVVGCLVAEPIRQAYRVLEQPDQNKDMRKDDFMDRHRAWCCSTVPEQALCGISRIWVFSLARRQAIATRMLDTVRSIFMFGSYLTKEEIAFSDPTPDGKLFATKYCNTPTFLIYNFVA from the exons ATGATAACTTCAACCAGGAAGCGAAGGCTGTCCTCCATGGACCCTGAAAG CCACCCAACCAAGGAGGAGAAAATGTCTCCGGTGAAGAGGAGAAAGCAGCCAACAGAGCGGCTGCTTTCACCAACCGGGTTGCAGCATGGCGGACAGGAGTCGCCACGTAAGCCAGCAG GCTCTCCGCGCAGATCGTTCCGTAATTCCCCAGCGAAGCCTTCGGTGGTGACGAGTTCCTTCTACGGCAAGCAGAAGAGCGTTTATCTCACCCCGCTTGAGAGGAAGGCAGTGAAGGAATCTCTTCCTTTCCGTCTGTCTGCCTTGCCTTCTCCTCCTCAAGctgacaaaaaaacagatgagaaaatgaagaaagctgcaaaaagaagcaacaaacCCAGAAAATCATCCGTGGGATCCAGTAAGAGAGCGAAGAAGGAAACCAGAAGTTCTCAATCACCTGTAAAGAAAATTCAGCTGACCAGATGCAACACaag cagtGCTGCAGCTAATCTgacatccagcagcagcagcgaacCTCCAAACAACAAACCGGCAGAGGCGAAGAAGGCGATCACCATTTCTTTTGGCAGCCTGAAACCGAAGCCGAAGATCTTCGTCGGAGCCGCTTTCTTTGGTACAGGAAAGAAGCCGACGTCCATGTACAAAAAGTCGGCTCCAAGGTCGTCGACCAGGCCCGCTCCAGTCCAAACTAAGAGCCGCCCTGAACCGCAGCAGAACAAGGAGACGCCAATGCAGCAGGATGAAAAGGTCGTCCAACAACAGCAAGAACCAGAAAAG CAAATAAATGTGGAGGAGAACCAAGACAGAACTAAGCAGAGGACAAAGTTTGATCCAACTGACTGGATGGACGTCGTCGATGAGGAGgaaaaaactccccgtccatcCAG TTCCCCCAAATTGTTGGTGGAAACGCATGGAATTACAAAACGGCTGAAGATTGTTCTTTCCAGAACTCCAAGTCCAAAATCTGCAACATTGTCCATCAGCAGTCTG gatGACTTGATGGCAGATGGAGGCTCTGAGCCGACCTTTGACCAAGGCGACATAAACCCCACCAAAGCGTCCTCCAAAG CTTCTGGAGCCATGTACCCCATATTTGATTCTTTGTCAAAAAG GTTGAGTGCAGCTCTGCGTTCCCCGGTGTCCTGCAGCACGCCGTCCGCCTCCTCAGGAGCTTCACTGCAGCCGCCATCATCCGCAGCTAAAGAGCGACAAACTCGCAGGAAGAAGGAGAAGCTGGACAGCGACCAGCTCATCATC GATGCTGGACAGAAGCAGTTTGGAGCAACGACCTGCAGCTCCTGTGGGATGGTTTACAGCGCTGACAACCCAGAGGACAATTTCCAGCACACCCAGTTCCACCAGCGGTTCCTGGACTCCATCAAATACGTG ggtTGGAAGAAGGAGCGGGTGGTGGCCGAGTTCTGGGACGGTAAAATCATCCTGGTTTTACCTGACGATCCAAAATATGCAGTGAAAAAG GCTGAAGAAGTGCGTCGCATAGCGGACAACGAGTTGGGGTTCCAGCAAGTGACTCTAAGCCGACCAACTCAGGCTAAAACCTTCCTGTTCATCAACACAGACAGGCTGGTGGTGGGATGCCTGGTGGCTGAACCCATAAGACAG gcctacAGGGTTCTGGAACAGCCAGATCAAAACAAGGACATGAGGAAGGACGACTTCATGGATCGCCACAGAGCCTGGTGTTGCTCCACCGTCCCGGAACAAGCGCTGTGTGGCATCAGCCGGATCTGGGTCTTCAGCCTGGCGAGGCGGCAGGCCATCGCAACCCGTATGCTGGACACAGTGAG GAGCATATTCATGTTCGGGAGTTACCTGACCAAGGAGGAAATCGCCTTTTCTGATCCGACACCGGACGGGAAGTTGTTTGCCACTAAATACTGCAACACGCCGACCTTCCTTATTTACAACTTCGTCGCATGA
- the esco2 gene encoding N-acetyltransferase ESCO2 isoform X2 — protein MITSTRKRRLSSMDPESHPTKEEKMSPVKRRKQPTERLLSPTGLQHGGQESPRKPAGSPRRSFRNSPAKPSVVTSSFYGKQKSVYLTPLERKAVKESLPFRLSALPSPPQADKKTDEKMKKAAKRSNKPRKSSVGSSKRAKKETRSSQSPVKKIQLTRCNTSAAANLTSSSSSEPPNNKPAEAKKAITISFGSLKPKPKIFVGAAFFGTGKKPTSMYKKSAPRSSTRPAPVQTKSRPEPQQNKETPMQQDEKVVQQQQEPEKQINVEENQDRTKQRTKFDPTDWMDVVDEEEKTPRPSSSPKLLVETHGITKRLKIVLSRTPSPKSATLSISSLDDLMADGGSEPTFDQGDINPTKASSKASGAMYPIFDSLSKRLSAALRSPVSCSTPSASSGASLQPPSSAAKERQTRRKKEKLDSDQLIIDAGQKQFGATTCSSCGMVYSADNPEDNFQHTQFHQRFLDSIKYVGWKKERVVAEFWDGKIILVLPDDPKYAVKKAEEVRRIADNELGFQQVTLSRPTQAKTFLFINTDRLVVGCLVAEPIRQAYRVLEQPDQNKDMRKDDFMDRHRAWCCSTVPEQALCGISRIWVFSLARRQAIATRMLDTVRSIFMFGSYLTKEEIAFSDPTPDGKLFATKYCNTPTFLIYNFVA, from the exons ATGATAACTTCAACCAGGAAGCGAAGGCTGTCCTCCATGGACCCTGAAAG CCACCCAACCAAGGAGGAGAAAATGTCTCCGGTGAAGAGGAGAAAGCAGCCAACAGAGCGGCTGCTTTCACCAACCGGGTTGCAGCATGGCGGACAGGAGTCGCCACGTAAGCCAGCAG GCTCTCCGCGCAGATCGTTCCGTAATTCCCCAGCGAAGCCTTCGGTGGTGACGAGTTCCTTCTACGGCAAGCAGAAGAGCGTTTATCTCACCCCGCTTGAGAGGAAGGCAGTGAAGGAATCTCTTCCTTTCCGTCTGTCTGCCTTGCCTTCTCCTCCTCAAGctgacaaaaaaacagatgagaaaatgaagaaagctgcaaaaagaagcaacaaacCCAGAAAATCATCCGTGGGATCCAGTAAGAGAGCGAAGAAGGAAACCAGAAGTTCTCAATCACCTGTAAAGAAAATTCAGCTGACCAGATGCAACACaag tGCTGCAGCTAATCTgacatccagcagcagcagcgaacCTCCAAACAACAAACCGGCAGAGGCGAAGAAGGCGATCACCATTTCTTTTGGCAGCCTGAAACCGAAGCCGAAGATCTTCGTCGGAGCCGCTTTCTTTGGTACAGGAAAGAAGCCGACGTCCATGTACAAAAAGTCGGCTCCAAGGTCGTCGACCAGGCCCGCTCCAGTCCAAACTAAGAGCCGCCCTGAACCGCAGCAGAACAAGGAGACGCCAATGCAGCAGGATGAAAAGGTCGTCCAACAACAGCAAGAACCAGAAAAG CAAATAAATGTGGAGGAGAACCAAGACAGAACTAAGCAGAGGACAAAGTTTGATCCAACTGACTGGATGGACGTCGTCGATGAGGAGgaaaaaactccccgtccatcCAG TTCCCCCAAATTGTTGGTGGAAACGCATGGAATTACAAAACGGCTGAAGATTGTTCTTTCCAGAACTCCAAGTCCAAAATCTGCAACATTGTCCATCAGCAGTCTG gatGACTTGATGGCAGATGGAGGCTCTGAGCCGACCTTTGACCAAGGCGACATAAACCCCACCAAAGCGTCCTCCAAAG CTTCTGGAGCCATGTACCCCATATTTGATTCTTTGTCAAAAAG GTTGAGTGCAGCTCTGCGTTCCCCGGTGTCCTGCAGCACGCCGTCCGCCTCCTCAGGAGCTTCACTGCAGCCGCCATCATCCGCAGCTAAAGAGCGACAAACTCGCAGGAAGAAGGAGAAGCTGGACAGCGACCAGCTCATCATC GATGCTGGACAGAAGCAGTTTGGAGCAACGACCTGCAGCTCCTGTGGGATGGTTTACAGCGCTGACAACCCAGAGGACAATTTCCAGCACACCCAGTTCCACCAGCGGTTCCTGGACTCCATCAAATACGTG ggtTGGAAGAAGGAGCGGGTGGTGGCCGAGTTCTGGGACGGTAAAATCATCCTGGTTTTACCTGACGATCCAAAATATGCAGTGAAAAAG GCTGAAGAAGTGCGTCGCATAGCGGACAACGAGTTGGGGTTCCAGCAAGTGACTCTAAGCCGACCAACTCAGGCTAAAACCTTCCTGTTCATCAACACAGACAGGCTGGTGGTGGGATGCCTGGTGGCTGAACCCATAAGACAG gcctacAGGGTTCTGGAACAGCCAGATCAAAACAAGGACATGAGGAAGGACGACTTCATGGATCGCCACAGAGCCTGGTGTTGCTCCACCGTCCCGGAACAAGCGCTGTGTGGCATCAGCCGGATCTGGGTCTTCAGCCTGGCGAGGCGGCAGGCCATCGCAACCCGTATGCTGGACACAGTGAG GAGCATATTCATGTTCGGGAGTTACCTGACCAAGGAGGAAATCGCCTTTTCTGATCCGACACCGGACGGGAAGTTGTTTGCCACTAAATACTGCAACACGCCGACCTTCCTTATTTACAACTTCGTCGCATGA
- the pbk gene encoding lymphokine-activated killer T-cell-originated protein kinase, giving the protein MASLNEDRAFKTPIRGQVRSSGSSGGGTPITIPASPFMKKLGCGTGVSVYLMDRVGKLNSSPWAVKKINSKCASKQVEVYQMRLNEEAELLKGINHPNIVGFRAFTTAKDGSKCLAMEYGGEQSLNDLIEKRRENGLKAFPAANIEKVALHVARGLQYLHNEKKLLHGDMKSCNIVIKGDFETIKICDVGVSLHLDENMKVSDPEAEYVGTEPWNPKEVLEEGGEITDKADIFAFGLTLWEMMTLYMPHLQMLDDEENEDDSIEISFDEDTYYEHLGTRPPLDAALLGGSYRRMVELFSLCTEENPKKRPSAAQIVQVLEENAALDRAPGEVIVID; this is encoded by the exons ATGGCTTCTCTAAATGAGGACAGAGCGTTTAAAACCCCGATTCGAGGCCAGGTGAGGAGTTCTGGGAGCAGCGGAGGTGGGACTCCGATCACCATCCCTGCTTCACCTTTCATGAAGAAGCTGGGTTGTGGGACTGGAGTCAGTGTTTACCTCATGGACAG AGTGGGAAAGCTAAACTCCTCTCCATGGGCTGTGAAGAAGATCAACAGCAAATGTGCCTCCAAACAGGTTGAAGTTTACCAGATGCGTCTGAATGAGGAAGCCGAACTCCTGAAGGGAATAAACCATCCAAACATTGTTG GTTTCCGCGCCTTCACCACGGCAAAAGACGGCTCAAAGTGTCTGGCTATGGAGTATGGAGGTGAGCAGTCCCTCAATGACCTGATCGAGAAGCGGAGGGAGAACGGACTGAAAGCTTTTCCTGCTGCCAACATTGAGAAGGTGGCTCTGCATGTGGCACGTGGCCTGCAG TACCTTCACAATGAGAAGAAGCTTCTGCATGGCGACATGAAGTCATGTAACATTGTTATCAAAGGGGATTTTGAAACGATCAAAATCTGCGATGTTGGCGTTTCTCTGCACCTCGATGAGAACATGAAAG TGTCCGACCCAGAAGCAGAGTACGTCGGCACAGAGCCGTGGAACCCGAAGGAAGTTCtggaggagggaggagaaaTCACGGACAAGGCCGACATCTTCGCCTTCGGTCTGACTCTGTGGGAGATGATGACTCTGTACATGCCGCACCTGCAGATGCTGGACGACGAGGAAAACGAGG ACGATTCCATAGAAATTAGCTTTGATGAGGACACTTACTATGAGCATTTGGGGACGCGGCCGCCGCTGGATGCGGCTTTGCTGGGCGGCTCGTACCGCAGGATGGTGGAGCTCTTCTCTCTTTGCACTGAGGAAAACCCCAAGAAGAGACCTTCAGCAGCGCAGATCGTCCAGGTCTTAGAGGAAAATGCTGCCCTGGACCGAGCACCAGGTGAAGTGATCGTTATTGACTGA